A single Macaca mulatta isolate MMU2019108-1 chromosome 11, T2T-MMU8v2.0, whole genome shotgun sequence DNA region contains:
- the MTERF2 gene encoding transcription termination factor 2, mitochondrial yields the protein MLWKLLLRSQSCRLCSFKKMQSPPKYRPFLACFIYTTDRQSSKENTRTVEKLYKFSVDIRKIRRLKGWVLLEDKTYVEEIANILQELGADETAVASILERCPEAIVCSPTAVNTQRKLWQLVCKNEEELIKLIEQFPESFFTIKDQENQKLNVQFFQELELKNVVISRLLTTASNVFHNPVEKNKQMVRILQESYLDVGGSEANMKVWLLKLLSQNPFILLNSPAAIKETLEFLQEQGFTSFEILQLLSKLKGFLFQLCPRSIQNSISFSKNVFKCTDHDLKQLVLKCPALLYYSVPVLEERMQGLLREGISIAQIRETPMVLELTPQIVQYRIRKLNSLGYRIKDGHLANLNGSKKEFEANFGKIQAKKVRPLFNPVAPLNVEE from the coding sequence ATGTTGTGGAAGCTGCTGCTGAGATCCCAGTCCTGCAGGCTGTGTTCTTTCAAAAAGATGCAATCACCTCCAAAATACAGACCTTTCTTAGCATGCTTCATCTATACAACTGATAGACAGTCGagcaaagaaaatacaagaaCAGTGGAAAAGCTCTATAAATTTTCAGTTGACATCAGGAAAATTCGCAGATTAAAAGGATGGGTACTTTTAGAGGATAAAACCTATGTTGAAGAAATTGCGAATATTTTACAAGAACTAGGTGCCGATGAGACTGCTGTAGCCAGTATTTTGGAACGCTGCCCGGAAGCAATTGTCTGTAGTCCAACCGCTGTTAACACCCAGAGAAAACTCTGGCAGTTGGTCTGCAAAAATGAGGAAGAGTTAATCAAGTTAATAGAGCAGTTTCCAGAATCTTTCTTTACTATTAAAGACCAAGAAAACCAGAAGCTGAATGTTCAGTTCTTTCAAGAGTTGGAACTAAAAAATGTGGTCATTAGCAGACTTTTGACTACTGCATCTAATGTTTTTCATAATCCTGTTGAGAAGAATAAGCAAATGGTAAGAATTCTCCAAGAGAGTTATCTAGATGTAGGTGGCTCTGAGGCCAACATGAAAGTTTGGCTACTAAAACTGTTAAGCCAAAAcccatttattttgttaaattctcCCGCAGCTATAAAGGAAACACTAGAATTTCTCCAGGAGCAAGGTTTCACAAGCTTTGAAATTCTCCAGCTTCTGTCCAAACTCAAAggatttctttttcaactttgcCCAAGAAGTATACAGAACagtatttccttctctaaaaatgtttttaaatgcacaGATCATGACCTGAAGCAATTAGTTTTGAAATGTCCTGCCCTTTTATATTATTCTGTTCCAGTTTTAGAAGAGAGAATGCAAGGATTATTGAGAGAAGGAATTTCCATAGCTCAAATAAGAGAGACGCCAATGGTTCTTGAATTAACACCACAGATAGTACAGTACAggataaggaaactgaattcCTTAGGCTATAGAATAAAGGATGGACATCTAGCAAATCTAAATGGATCAAAAAAAGAGTTTGAAGCTAATTTTGGCAAAATTCAGGCCAAAAAAGTAAGGCCATTATTTAACCCTGTGGCACCATTAAATGTTGAAGAATGA